In a genomic window of Croceibacterium sp. TMG7-5b_MA50:
- a CDS encoding ABC transporter transmembrane domain-containing protein: MPVPPSPPDVQPATSIAPLRMIARAAAAYPGYMAAAGLALMVTAAATLAIPAGFRLIIDRGFTAGTNPAEIARWFRYLLGIVAVLAVGTACRYYFVSLLGERVVADIRRGVQANLLRLSPAFFEENSPTEIASRMTADTAQIELVVGATISIALRNLLMAIGGTAYLLWLAPGLTAILCVIVPLVLLPLAWFGRRIRRVSRESQDRVADIGAQVAEVLGAMKIVQGFNQEARERDRFGDAVERSFATARRRIWLRAIMTGGAIAAIFGAIVALMWRGALQVAEGTLSGGTIAAFVLTGVLVAGAFGALTEVYGDLLRGAGAAERLQELLNQQPTVATPARPQALPVPARGAIAFQNVTFRYPTRPESAAVHGFDLTVEPGETVALVGPSGAGKSTIFQLAERFYDPQAGTVRIDGVPLVQADPEEVRRRIALVPQEGVLFAASARDNLRYGRWDADEDAIWQAAEAANAAGFLRALPQGLDTFLGEGGARLSGGQRQRLAIARALLRDAPILLLDEATSALDAESERLVQDALEHLMDGRTTLVIAHRLATVRAADRIVVMDGGRIVEQGTHGQLAGAGGLYTRLAALQFDDLAA, encoded by the coding sequence ATGCCCGTGCCGCCATCCCCGCCCGACGTGCAGCCTGCGACCAGCATCGCCCCGTTGCGGATGATCGCCCGTGCCGCCGCCGCCTATCCCGGCTACATGGCGGCGGCGGGGCTGGCGCTGATGGTGACCGCCGCCGCCACGCTGGCGATCCCCGCAGGCTTCCGCCTCATCATCGACCGCGGCTTCACCGCCGGTACCAACCCGGCGGAGATCGCACGCTGGTTCCGTTACCTACTGGGGATCGTGGCCGTGCTGGCGGTGGGCACCGCCTGCCGATACTATTTCGTGTCGCTGCTGGGCGAGCGGGTCGTTGCCGACATCCGCCGCGGCGTGCAGGCCAACCTGCTGCGCCTGTCACCCGCCTTCTTCGAGGAGAACAGCCCGACGGAGATCGCCAGCCGGATGACCGCCGACACCGCGCAGATCGAGCTGGTGGTGGGCGCGACCATCTCCATCGCGCTGCGCAACCTGCTGATGGCGATCGGCGGCACCGCCTACCTCCTCTGGCTGGCGCCGGGACTGACCGCGATCCTGTGCGTGATCGTCCCGCTGGTGCTGCTGCCGCTCGCCTGGTTCGGCCGGCGTATCCGCCGGGTCAGCCGCGAGAGCCAGGACCGGGTCGCCGACATTGGTGCGCAGGTGGCGGAGGTGCTGGGGGCGATGAAGATCGTGCAGGGCTTCAACCAGGAGGCGCGCGAGCGCGACCGGTTCGGCGACGCGGTGGAACGGTCCTTTGCCACGGCGCGGCGCCGCATCTGGCTGCGTGCGATCATGACCGGGGGGGCGATCGCCGCCATCTTCGGCGCGATCGTCGCACTGATGTGGCGCGGCGCGCTGCAGGTGGCGGAAGGCACGCTGTCGGGCGGCACGATCGCCGCCTTCGTGCTGACGGGCGTGCTGGTTGCGGGCGCATTCGGCGCCCTGACGGAGGTCTATGGCGACCTGCTGCGCGGCGCGGGCGCTGCCGAGCGGTTGCAGGAACTGCTGAACCAGCAGCCCACCGTCGCGACGCCCGCCCGGCCACAGGCGCTGCCGGTGCCTGCGCGCGGGGCCATCGCTTTCCAGAACGTCACCTTCCGCTACCCGACGCGCCCCGAAAGCGCTGCGGTCCATGGCTTCGACCTGACGGTGGAGCCGGGGGAGACGGTCGCGCTGGTCGGCCCGTCCGGCGCGGGCAAGAGCACGATCTTCCAGCTGGCCGAACGCTTCTACGACCCGCAGGCGGGTACGGTCAGGATCGATGGCGTGCCATTGGTGCAGGCCGATCCGGAGGAGGTGCGCCGCCGCATCGCGCTGGTTCCGCAGGAAGGCGTGCTGTTTGCCGCCAGCGCGCGCGACAATCTGCGTTATGGCCGGTGGGACGCGGACGAGGACGCGATCTGGCAGGCGGCGGAGGCGGCCAATGCCGCCGGCTTCCTGCGCGCGCTGCCGCAGGGTCTCGACACCTTCCTGGGCGAAGGCGGCGCGCGCCTGTCCGGCGGCCAGCGGCAACGGCTCGCCATCGCCCGCGCCCTGTTGCGCGATGCGCCGATCCTGCTGCTGGACGAGGCGACGAGCGCGCTCGATGCCGAGAGCGAGCGGCTGGTGCAGGATGCGCTGGAGCACCTGATGGACGGGCGCACCACCCTGGTCATCGCCCACCGGCTGGCGACCGTGCGCGCGGCAGACCGCATCGTGGTGATGGATGGCGGCCGCATCGTGGAGCAGGGCACGCACGGCCAGCTCGCCGGCGCGGGTGGGCTTTACACCCGGCTCGCGGCCTTGCAGTTCGACGATCTGGCTGCCTGA
- a CDS encoding M13 family metallopeptidase, whose protein sequence is MLRRILAATASSAALMLAMPALAQDAAPAPSSTDASPERPPTPTMSFGSWGVDPALIDRTVDPGDDFNAYVNGTWLRDNPIPPEYSRFGAFNILAEKSTADVEKLVSDLAATEPAPGTAERRIVDAYRAFMDTDAIDAAGLAPAQPMLGRIYGAGDVAALVRLFPEAGIPSLVDAGVRVDPKDPNSYIVNVGFSALGLPSRDYYLDSNPRNAEVQAAYRDYLAFVFGELGYADPRKAADAVYAFEHQVALIEWDRAVMRNRDLTYNKLTRTELAALAPAFPTGALLDAAGFGQVSSFLVPQLPPTAEELREFGWSADQLNSIGGGLPAMMELVTTTDLATLKAFMAAQFVTGHSSVLPRRFDEAAFNMFGKVLSGTQEQRPRWKRAIGATEAQLGEQLGALYVERYFPPASKVAMDDLVANMRKALAASLAENDWMTDATRREAVAKLDAFTPKIGYPDTFEGYAGLEIRPGDALGNRVRSMAWHQADDRAKLGQPVDRTEWGMLPQTVNAYYNSVFNEIVFPAAILQQPFFGASNDPAVNYGGIGAVIGHEMGHGFDDQGAKSDGKGVLRNWWADSDLARFTELGDELAAQYDKYCPLGEGEPCVNGRLTLGENIGDVGGLSLAYRAYRMSLNGQEAPVIDGLTGDQRFFLAWAQVWRAATRPAALRQQMLTDPHSPEQFRVNGVVRNNDAWYKAFDVQPGDELYLPPEQRVHIW, encoded by the coding sequence ATGCTTCGTCGCATCCTTGCCGCAACGGCGTCCTCCGCCGCCCTGATGCTTGCCATGCCGGCTCTGGCGCAGGATGCCGCGCCTGCCCCCAGTTCCACTGACGCGAGCCCGGAACGTCCGCCGACCCCGACGATGAGCTTCGGCAGCTGGGGCGTCGATCCGGCGCTGATCGACCGCACTGTCGATCCCGGCGATGACTTCAACGCCTACGTCAACGGCACCTGGCTGCGCGACAACCCGATCCCGCCCGAATACAGCCGCTTCGGCGCGTTCAACATCCTGGCGGAGAAATCGACCGCCGATGTCGAGAAGCTGGTGAGCGACCTGGCCGCGACGGAGCCTGCACCCGGCACGGCGGAGCGGCGCATTGTCGATGCGTACCGCGCTTTCATGGACACGGACGCGATCGACGCCGCGGGCCTCGCACCCGCCCAGCCGATGCTGGGCCGCATCTACGGTGCAGGCGATGTGGCCGCGCTGGTGCGGCTGTTCCCGGAAGCCGGCATCCCCAGCCTGGTCGATGCGGGCGTCCGGGTCGATCCCAAGGACCCCAACAGCTACATCGTCAATGTCGGCTTCTCCGCCCTGGGCCTGCCCAGCCGTGATTATTACCTGGACAGCAATCCGCGCAATGCGGAGGTGCAGGCCGCCTACCGCGATTATCTCGCCTTCGTCTTCGGGGAGCTTGGCTATGCCGATCCGCGCAAGGCGGCGGACGCGGTCTACGCCTTTGAGCATCAGGTGGCGCTGATCGAGTGGGACCGCGCGGTGATGCGCAACCGCGATCTCACCTACAACAAGCTGACCCGGACGGAACTGGCGGCACTGGCCCCGGCCTTCCCGACCGGCGCGCTGCTGGATGCCGCCGGCTTCGGCCAGGTGTCGAGCTTCCTGGTGCCGCAATTGCCACCCACGGCGGAGGAACTGCGTGAGTTCGGGTGGAGCGCGGATCAGCTCAATTCCATTGGGGGCGGCCTGCCGGCCATGATGGAGCTGGTGACCACCACTGACCTCGCCACGCTGAAGGCGTTCATGGCGGCGCAGTTCGTCACCGGTCACTCCTCCGTCCTGCCGCGCCGGTTCGACGAGGCGGCGTTCAACATGTTCGGCAAGGTCTTGAGCGGCACGCAGGAGCAGCGCCCCCGCTGGAAGCGCGCAATCGGCGCGACCGAGGCGCAGCTGGGCGAGCAGCTGGGCGCGCTGTATGTGGAACGCTACTTCCCGCCGGCCAGCAAGGTGGCGATGGACGATCTGGTCGCCAACATGCGCAAGGCGCTCGCCGCCAGCCTGGCGGAAAACGACTGGATGACCGATGCCACGCGGCGTGAAGCCGTGGCGAAGCTCGACGCGTTCACGCCCAAGATCGGCTACCCCGACACGTTCGAGGGATATGCCGGGCTGGAGATCCGCCCGGGTGACGCGCTGGGCAACCGCGTGCGTTCGATGGCGTGGCACCAGGCGGACGACCGGGCGAAGCTCGGCCAGCCGGTCGATCGCACCGAATGGGGCATGCTGCCGCAGACGGTGAACGCCTATTACAACTCGGTCTTCAACGAGATCGTGTTCCCCGCCGCGATCCTGCAGCAGCCGTTCTTCGGTGCGTCAAACGACCCGGCGGTCAATTATGGCGGCATCGGCGCCGTTATCGGCCACGAGATGGGCCACGGCTTCGACGACCAGGGCGCCAAGAGCGACGGGAAGGGCGTGCTGCGCAACTGGTGGGCGGACAGCGACCTTGCCCGCTTCACCGAACTGGGTGACGAACTGGCGGCGCAGTACGACAAGTACTGCCCGCTGGGCGAGGGCGAGCCGTGCGTTAATGGGCGGCTGACGCTGGGCGAGAATATCGGCGACGTCGGCGGTCTCAGCCTGGCGTACCGCGCGTACCGCATGTCGCTAAACGGGCAGGAGGCGCCGGTGATCGACGGGCTGACCGGCGACCAGCGTTTCTTCCTTGCATGGGCGCAGGTGTGGCGCGCGGCGACGCGGCCGGCTGCGCTCCGTCAGCAGATGCTGACCGATCCGCACAGCCCCGAACAGTTCCGGGTGAACGGCGTCGTGCGTAACAACGATGCCTGGTACAAGGCGTTCGACGTGCAGCCGGGCGACGAACTGTACCTGCCGCCGGAGCAGCGCGTCCACATCTGGTAA